In one Kosmotoga arenicorallina S304 genomic region, the following are encoded:
- the secY gene encoding preprotein translocase subunit SecY — translation MWKALRNAFKIPELRDRIIFTFFALAIFRLGIYIPIPGINIQAWASYFSGISTGAAGGFIGFFDVFTGGALKNFSLFALSVTPYINASIMLQLLTSVVPSLKEMLREGEEGRKKYAKYTRYLTIFLAAMQAFLLSLALSNQGIIAIPSRMLFVLLATVSLMGGTMFLLWLGERITEKGIGNGISVLIFAGIVSRYPTYIAEAAVALTPLQWLVLVAISVATIVGVIYIQLGERKIDVQYARRVSGRRVYGGVSTHIPIKVNQGGVIPIIFAAAIMTLPQMIGSMLPQGNILSRLFGYSSPLYLILYGSMVFFFTYFYSTLVFDVKEVSNNIKNYGGFIPGIRPGYPTEQYITRVLTRVTFMGAVFLVIIALLPSVIQSFIGIQIVIGGTSTLIAVGVALDILQQIESHLIVRHYEGFVKKGRLRGRR, via the coding sequence GTGTGGAAAGCACTTCGAAACGCCTTTAAAATTCCTGAACTCAGAGACAGAATTATCTTTACCTTTTTTGCCCTGGCCATTTTCAGGCTGGGGATTTACATTCCCATACCTGGCATCAATATCCAGGCATGGGCAAGTTACTTTTCCGGAATATCAACCGGAGCTGCGGGCGGTTTCATAGGATTTTTTGACGTTTTTACCGGTGGAGCGCTTAAGAATTTTTCTCTTTTCGCTTTGAGCGTTACGCCATATATTAACGCCTCAATCATGCTCCAGTTATTGACATCTGTTGTACCGAGCTTGAAGGAAATGCTCAGAGAAGGCGAAGAAGGAAGAAAGAAATACGCGAAATACACGAGATATTTGACCATCTTCCTTGCGGCTATGCAGGCTTTTCTGCTTTCTCTTGCTTTGTCAAATCAGGGAATCATTGCAATCCCCAGCAGGATGCTCTTTGTGCTACTTGCCACCGTCTCTTTGATGGGCGGTACTATGTTCCTGCTCTGGCTGGGTGAAAGGATTACAGAGAAGGGTATTGGCAATGGTATTTCCGTCTTGATTTTTGCGGGTATTGTTTCCAGATACCCCACTTACATTGCCGAAGCAGCTGTCGCCCTAACACCGCTTCAATGGCTTGTGTTAGTCGCAATTTCCGTTGCAACTATCGTCGGAGTTATTTACATCCAGCTTGGCGAGAGGAAAATCGATGTTCAATATGCAAGAAGGGTATCGGGCCGAAGGGTATATGGTGGTGTTTCAACACACATTCCCATAAAGGTCAATCAGGGTGGTGTTATCCCCATAATCTTTGCAGCTGCTATTATGACCCTGCCACAGATGATCGGGAGCATGTTGCCCCAGGGAAATATTCTATCGAGGCTCTTCGGATATTCATCGCCCCTTTATCTCATCCTATACGGGTCGATGGTATTTTTCTTCACTTATTTCTACAGTACACTGGTTTTTGATGTAAAGGAAGTTTCCAACAACATAAAGAATTATGGTGGATTTATCCCGGGTATCAGACCGGGTTATCCAACTGAACAATATATAACAAGAGTTCTCACAAGAGTTACTTTTATGGGCGCTGTTTTCCTTGTGATAATTGCTTTGCTGCCTTCTGTAATCCAGAGCTTCATCGGAATACAGATTGTCATTGGTGGTACATCCACATTGATCGCAGTAGGTGTCGCTCTTGATATCCTCCAGCAAATCGAATCCCACCTCATAGTAAGGCACTATGAAGGGTTCGTTAAAAAAGGCAGATTGCGTGGAAGGAGATGA
- the rplO gene encoding 50S ribosomal protein L15 yields MAFMLGDKEFGPLPGAKKRSKRVGRGVGSGKGKTATRGHKGQGRGTGKVKPYFEGGQTPLYRRVPIKGFKNRNSKEYVVVNLSQLEERFEAGSEITPEVLLQMKVIKNLKDGLKILGRGELTKALVVKAHAFSTSAKEKIEASGGKAEVI; encoded by the coding sequence ATGGCGTTCATGTTGGGCGACAAGGAATTTGGACCTCTTCCTGGAGCAAAGAAAAGAAGCAAGCGCGTTGGTAGAGGTGTCGGCTCAGGAAAAGGCAAAACAGCCACGCGTGGTCATAAGGGCCAGGGAAGAGGAACAGGAAAAGTGAAACCGTACTTTGAGGGCGGTCAAACTCCTCTTTACAGAAGAGTACCAATTAAAGGGTTTAAAAATAGAAATTCGAAGGAATACGTTGTTGTGAACCTCTCACAGCTTGAAGAAAGATTTGAAGCCGGAAGTGAAATCACACCAGAAGTGCTCCTTCAGATGAAAGTGATAAAAAACCTCAAGGACGGTCTCAAAATTCTCGGCAGGGGCGAACTCACAAAGGCTTTGGTAGTCAAGGCGCATGCGTTCAGCACCTCAGCGAAGGAGAAGATAGAGGCTTCCGGTGGAAAAGCCGAGGTGATCTGA
- the rpmD gene encoding 50S ribosomal protein L30: MAKKLKIRLKKSVIGFSYRQRRTVKALGLGKVNSEVVHEDSPQIRGMIRSIEHLLSVEEIED, translated from the coding sequence ATGGCAAAGAAACTCAAAATCAGGTTGAAGAAAAGCGTTATCGGTTTCAGTTATCGACAGCGCCGAACGGTTAAGGCCCTCGGATTAGGGAAAGTAAACAGCGAAGTAGTACACGAAGATAGCCCGCAAATCAGGGGAATGATCAGAAGCATAGAACATCTCCTGAGTGTTGAAGAAATAGAAGATTGA